A genome region from Dolichospermum compactum NIES-806 includes the following:
- a CDS encoding glycosyltransferase, with the protein MLKKLFRQKVFKFLIGGGVAAVVNLLLIFGLIEWLGFNTPTLRNVANAVSIELSLLASFFIYRIWVWPGGVWTIREVLWRQIPLYHLSAGAAVITRIFILFPLLDRLGVNYAINTLVGVLLSAIINYLISDRLVFKTPVQSDQTPTQFTTKIYYPEGLAPGLENKSSHPKYPQSDNLTGIKVFSIVIPAHNEEGCIVPTIQSISKILEQEKIAYEILVVNDNSRDQTEELLQQLNSENSQVHYINNYYPNGFGFAVRCGLENFQGDAVAIVMADSSDAPENIVDYYYKLQEGYDCVFGSRFIKGGKVIDYPTHKLLVNRLANLFIQILFGLKFNDTTNAFKAYRREVIEGISPLLSHHFNLTVEIPLKAIIRGYSYTIMPITWQNRATGVSKLKLKEMGSRYLFIVLYAWLEKYLSRGDYRRNQAQLVNRKHKVI; encoded by the coding sequence ATGTTGAAAAAGCTATTTCGGCAAAAAGTTTTTAAGTTTCTCATCGGTGGTGGTGTCGCAGCAGTTGTCAATTTATTGCTGATATTTGGTCTGATTGAGTGGCTAGGATTTAACACCCCTACTTTACGCAATGTGGCTAATGCAGTATCAATTGAATTATCTCTGTTAGCAAGTTTTTTCATCTACCGGATTTGGGTTTGGCCGGGAGGTGTTTGGACAATAAGAGAAGTATTATGGCGACAAATTCCCCTTTATCATCTCTCCGCTGGCGCTGCTGTAATTACTCGGATCTTCATTCTCTTTCCTTTGTTAGATAGGTTAGGAGTTAATTACGCCATTAATACCTTAGTAGGTGTATTATTAAGTGCAATTATCAACTATTTGATTAGCGATCGCTTAGTATTTAAAACCCCAGTTCAATCTGATCAAACACCAACACAATTTACTACAAAAATCTATTATCCTGAAGGATTAGCTCCTGGATTAGAGAATAAATCTTCTCACCCCAAATACCCTCAATCAGACAATTTAACAGGAATTAAAGTTTTCTCTATTGTCATTCCTGCTCATAACGAAGAAGGTTGTATTGTCCCAACTATTCAATCCATTAGCAAAATATTAGAACAAGAAAAGATTGCTTACGAAATTCTAGTTGTTAATGATAACAGTCGTGATCAAACAGAAGAATTATTGCAGCAGCTAAATTCTGAAAATAGTCAAGTCCATTATATCAATAACTATTATCCCAACGGGTTTGGTTTTGCTGTGCGCTGCGGCTTAGAGAATTTTCAAGGTGATGCGGTAGCCATTGTGATGGCAGATAGTTCTGATGCACCAGAAAATATTGTTGATTACTACTATAAGCTGCAAGAAGGCTATGATTGTGTATTCGGTTCTCGGTTTATTAAAGGAGGTAAAGTCATTGATTATCCGACGCACAAATTACTCGTGAATCGTTTGGCTAATTTATTTATTCAAATCTTATTTGGCTTGAAGTTTAATGATACAACCAATGCCTTTAAAGCATATCGTCGGGAAGTAATTGAGGGTATTTCGCCTCTACTATCGCACCACTTTAATTTAACAGTGGAAATACCTCTTAAGGCTATTATCAGAGGATATTCTTACACAATTATGCCTATCACTTGGCAAAACCGCGCCACGGGAGTATCTAAACTGAAGCTGAAGGAGATGGGTAGCCGCTACTTGTTTATTGTTCTTTATGCTTGGTTAGAAAAATATCTTTCTAGAGGAGATTATCGGCGTAATCAGGCTCAGTTGGTAAATAGAAAACACAAGGTAATTTAA